The Maridesulfovibrio sp. genomic sequence GGAAGCTGGATTCTTTTCTCCTTTCTTAACGGCATATACAGATCATTGCAGCCGGTGAATGGAAAAGGAGCAAAAAAATGATCTATTCCTATAAAAGCCTTACTGTCGCAGCTATGCTTTTTATTTCAAGCATACTCATCATCGCAGCCATGCACCTGCCCATATTTAACGGGGCTGACGGTTTTGAAGCCATGGAAAGCTCATTCAATTCCCTGCGCAAAGGGGTAAAACCTCCATTCAAACAAATTGCCCGAGAAAATACTGAAAATCTCGGCAAAAACATCAATATCACCCTTGTCTTCCGCACTGACGAGGAAGCACGGGCGGTCACCATGATGTTCCTGCGTAACAAGCTGACCGTGACTCCCAAGGAGCGCCGAATCAATATTCAAGGAGATCTGGGCTACACTCTCAAATTTTTCATGAATGATATTCACCTGCTTTACATGCACAATTTTTCGGAACTGCAACAGCGCTATTCCATGCCGCCAACCCTATCCATGTACTACCTGAACCACATACTGCAGAAAATGGCCGTTGCCATGGCTTCGCAGAAAAAGGAACCTCAGGAAAAACTTATTAAAAAAATTCGTAACAAACTTCTCATCCCGGCCTACAACCTGCGTGAGGCCCTACCGGTTAATCAAACATCCGGCTTCACATATCTTGCTTTAGGAACGCTGGGCATACTGATTTTCGCTATTCTCTGGGATATTTCCAATTTCCTGTTCTTCGGCACACTCGCATCTGAAGATTTCATGAAAAGCATACGCATCAGGCTTGGCCGGGAACTGTCCGGCGAAGAGAAAAAGCGACTCGCCGTAAGAAAGAAGAAAATGGCCAAGGCGATGGCGGAAAGAAAGAAAAAAATGGAGAAACTGGAAAAAGTAAAAAGTACCAGAACGAACAAAGAAGCTTTAAAGAAAAAAGCTACAAGCCCAAAGAGTGATCCTGCTACCGCTAAGAAAAAGGCAGTAGAAAAAAGGAAAAAGGCCGCAACTGACCCCGCAAAACCACGCAGAAAAAACGTTGCGCCTACCTCAAGAACTCAACCAGAAGAAGTTGTTTCTGGCAGGGAAGCACAGAGCAGTGATGCCCTGACATCCAAAAAGAAAGTGACAAAGAAGAAAGCGGGGAAACAAGTAGCAACATCGAAAAAGAAATCGACAAAACCAGCTGACAAGAAGCCTGCCCGACCAGTTGAAAAAGAGGCTGCAACTCCCAGAAAACAGCCGATGGCAACAGAAAACACGGGCAAAAAAGTAAAAAAGTCTACTTCACAAACCCAAAGCAAAAAAGTAACTACTCAGCAGGGGAGAAAAAAGAGCGCGGCTATATCCAAACCGGAAGCAGCAAAAAAGAAAGTTGGGAAAACAAAACCAACAGCTGAACCGATGAAAAATAGGCCGGGCAAGAAACCGCAAACAGCCCCAAAAGAGATAAAACCGGATGAGCAGTAACAACGCCAAAGCCCCAGTAGCCTTCTTCCGTATTCTTGAGTATGAATCCACATTTCTTGATACGGCCGTGGCTATGACTCTTGAGGAGTGCGGGCTGAAAATCCATCCCGGAACAAAAGTTCTGGTCAAGCCCAATCTGGTATCCCCAAAAAATCAGCTGGCCTGCACCCATCCCAATGTAACCATCTGCCTGTGTCGCTATCTTAAAGATTGCGGAGCACAGATTACGGTTGCGGACTCTCCGGGATACGGCAGCGCTGCCCAGGTATCCAAAGCCATCGGAATGACTTCCGGATTGAAAGAACTTGGCCTGAAACCAAAAAGTCTCGGGCGCCCGGTTCCGCTCAAGCTGTCCTTCGGTGAAACCATCGGAATATCCCGTGACGCTCTCGAAACGGATATGATCATAAATGTCCCAAAGCTGAAAGCCCACAATCAGTTTGTGCTTACCGGGGCAGTGAAGAACCTTTTCGGCACAGTGGTC encodes the following:
- a CDS encoding DUF362 domain-containing protein; translated protein: MSSNNAKAPVAFFRILEYESTFLDTAVAMTLEECGLKIHPGTKVLVKPNLVSPKNQLACTHPNVTICLCRYLKDCGAQITVADSPGYGSAAQVSKAIGMTSGLKELGLKPKSLGRPVPLKLSFGETIGISRDALETDMIINVPKLKAHNQFVLTGAVKNLFGTVVGFRKAYAHTRFGETPGLMEKMIIEVVNSMPLAFNLMDAIYPMHESGPISGKPYTMSLLAGSPNPYALDTAIYMLLGLSPKKILLWRESARQKIFGYNPDHIEYVIEPPDDFDTTDFKIPEKLSPMEFEPVRFIKGRVKSLLSRFKLL